A genomic segment from Arcobacter acticola encodes:
- the sfsA gene encoding DNA/RNA nuclease SfsA: MQFEKLIKGKLVKRYKRFLADIILEDGQEITAHVPNSGAMTSCIEDNCDVWVSFHDNPKRKLKYTLELTKMSENLICTNTGVANKIAIEAIENSTIKELQGYTSLKPEQKYGQNSRIDILLENENQKCYVEVKSVSLKINDNLAFPDSVTSRGTKHLNELYDMVKDGHRAVMLYVVQRTDDLPFRLACEIDKKYCDAFEEVTKKGVEVLVYQSNISLEEIEIKKKLIF, translated from the coding sequence TTGCAATTTGAAAAACTTATTAAGGGTAAATTAGTAAAAAGATATAAAAGATTTTTAGCAGATATTATACTTGAAGATGGTCAAGAAATAACAGCTCACGTACCAAATAGCGGAGCTATGACTTCTTGTATTGAAGATAATTGTGATGTTTGGGTTAGTTTTCATGATAATCCAAAAAGAAAATTAAAATACACTTTAGAGCTTACAAAAATGAGTGAGAATTTAATCTGTACAAATACAGGTGTTGCAAATAAAATAGCAATTGAAGCTATTGAAAATAGCACAATAAAAGAGCTTCAAGGATATACTTCACTAAAACCTGAACAAAAGTATGGACAAAATAGTAGAATTGATATTTTACTTGAAAATGAAAATCAAAAATGTTATGTTGAAGTAAAAAGTGTAAGCCTTAAGATAAATGATAATTTAGCTTTTCCTGATTCAGTTACAAGTAGAGGAACAAAACACTTAAATGAGCTTTATGATATGGTAAAAGATGGACATAGAGCTGTTATGTTATATGTTGTTCAAAGAACTGATGATTTACCTTTTAGATTAGCTTGTGAAATAGATAAAAAATATTGCGATGCCTTCGAAGAAGTTACAAAAAAAGGTGTTGAAGTTTTAGTTTATCAATCTAATATAAGTCTAGAAGAAATAGAAATAAAGAAAAAATTGATTTTTTAG
- a CDS encoding hemerythrin domain-containing protein yields MPKIKEFDKKKHLLNYEKMDTLHLEFLDIYNSVNINSNESIKLKSTELFIHTKRHFLEEEKLMDRYNYPRSMEHKNEHNKVLAELQFFIDKSHSLFGMNILKSYYLEKLPYWFDYHLLSMDSDLSAYLKNISFKNEVNIMREVN; encoded by the coding sequence ATGCCAAAAATAAAAGAATTTGATAAAAAGAAACATCTGTTAAATTATGAGAAGATGGATACCTTACATTTAGAATTTTTAGACATTTATAATAGTGTAAATATTAATTCAAATGAAAGTATAAAATTAAAATCTACTGAATTATTTATTCATACAAAAAGACATTTTTTAGAAGAAGAAAAACTTATGGATAGATATAATTATCCTCGAAGCATGGAACATAAAAATGAACATAACAAGGTATTAGCAGAGTTGCAGTTTTTTATAGATAAGTCCCATAGTTTATTTGGTATGAATATTCTAAAGTCATACTATTTAGAAAAACTACCTTATTGGTTTGATTATCATTTACTTAGTATGGATAGCGATTTATCAGCTTATTTAAAAAATATAAGTTTTAAAAATGAAGTTAATATTATGAGAGAAGTTAATTAG
- a CDS encoding alpha/beta fold hydrolase: MLFPNDFIEEKIKVNGIEINCKYGGNKESKIPLLLIHGYPQTHIMWHKIVTELSKKYFLICPDLRGYGDSSKPKGDENHISYSKKTMAKDMIELMDYFGFDKFYVAGHDRGARVTHRMCLDYASRVLKACVMDITPTYHMFKNTDQSFATGYYHWFFLIQGDNLPETLIGSNARYFLEEKLKRWSSKDAIFKEVFQENAVNEYVRCFDKQSIHGTCEDYRAGASIDMSDDEKDRNKKIAMPLLVLWGNKGFVNRTYDVLNVWNEYASDVRGKSLDCGHFLAEEKPDDVCKELIEFFS, from the coding sequence ATGTTATTTCCAAATGATTTTATAGAAGAAAAAATAAAAGTAAATGGTATAGAAATAAACTGTAAATATGGTGGAAACAAAGAGTCTAAAATCCCACTATTACTTATTCATGGTTATCCTCAAACTCATATTATGTGGCATAAAATCGTTACAGAACTTTCAAAAAAATACTTTTTAATTTGTCCTGATTTAAGAGGTTATGGAGATAGTTCTAAACCAAAAGGTGATGAGAATCATATATCTTACTCTAAAAAAACTATGGCAAAAGATATGATAGAACTTATGGATTATTTTGGATTTGATAAGTTTTATGTTGCAGGGCATGACAGAGGTGCACGAGTAACTCATCGTATGTGTTTAGACTATGCTTCAAGAGTTTTAAAAGCTTGTGTTATGGATATAACTCCCACCTATCATATGTTTAAAAATACAGATCAATCTTTTGCAACTGGATATTATCATTGGTTTTTTTTAATTCAAGGTGATAATTTACCTGAGACTTTAATAGGCTCAAATGCAAGATATTTTTTAGAAGAAAAACTAAAAAGATGGAGTTCAAAAGATGCTATTTTTAAAGAAGTTTTTCAAGAAAATGCCGTAAATGAATATGTAAGATGTTTTGATAAACAAAGTATTCATGGAACTTGTGAAGATTATAGAGCAGGGGCGAGTATCGATATGAGTGATGATGAAAAAGATAGAAATAAAAAAATTGCTATGCCTCTTTTAGTTTTATGGGGGAATAAAGGTTTTGTAAATAGAACCTATGATGTTTTAAATGTGTGGAATGAATACGCAAGTGATGTTAGGGGAAAATCCCTTGATTGTGGACACTTCTTAGCTGAAGAAAAGCCTGATGATGTTTGTAAAGAATTAATTGAGTTTTTTTCTTAA
- a CDS encoding ADP-ribosylglycohydrolase family protein, with the protein MNTLSNENLKEKNIKGAFFGALVGDALCLGTHYEYDAKKIYEAYGQKPIEKFMSPGEMMGGQTHGIGWGERNYHPGKSAGGTTDYGDYNIVILEHLAATSNPPRTFSVQDLIPHWMNRLENGWGSWICTMTRETYSQVKHGTKVENIGGISNAMAIRHVAAHGYYENEDELVDVARKAMFTHKDFSALGGGEFFARVTHRVLRGVIPRDAIEEVAILMGGFFEDKTKQAIAKYEEEANPDSQLSKEKFSDDLALTSMARLWDIGRSEPIKVGKASPTEGTLPGAIYFILKYANKEDGLKKALQANAMVGGDNASRSIAIGMVLGAYFGVDAIPKEWKETLTQWDYCEDLLNKLPLIKKLQEA; encoded by the coding sequence ATGAATACACTATCAAATGAAAATTTAAAAGAGAAAAATATAAAAGGTGCTTTTTTTGGAGCACTTGTAGGTGATGCCTTATGTTTAGGTACACACTATGAGTATGATGCTAAAAAAATCTATGAAGCTTATGGACAAAAACCAATAGAAAAGTTTATGAGTCCAGGTGAAATGATGGGTGGGCAAACCCATGGTATTGGTTGGGGTGAAAGAAATTATCATCCAGGAAAAAGTGCTGGAGGAACTACTGATTATGGGGATTACAATATCGTAATTCTTGAGCATTTGGCAGCAACTTCTAATCCACCTAGAACTTTTAGCGTTCAAGATTTGATTCCACATTGGATGAATAGACTTGAAAATGGTTGGGGTTCTTGGATTTGTACCATGACAAGAGAAACATACTCTCAAGTAAAACATGGAACAAAAGTAGAAAACATTGGTGGAATATCAAATGCAATGGCTATAAGACACGTAGCAGCTCATGGATACTATGAAAATGAAGATGAGTTAGTTGATGTTGCAAGAAAAGCTATGTTTACTCACAAAGACTTCTCAGCTCTTGGTGGTGGTGAGTTTTTTGCAAGAGTTACCCATAGAGTTTTAAGAGGAGTAATCCCAAGAGATGCCATTGAAGAAGTAGCTATTTTAATGGGTGGATTCTTTGAAGATAAAACAAAACAAGCAATTGCAAAATATGAAGAAGAAGCAAATCCAGATTCACAGCTTTCAAAAGAAAAGTTTAGCGATGATTTAGCACTAACAAGTATGGCAAGACTTTGGGATATTGGAAGAAGTGAACCTATAAAAGTAGGAAAAGCTAGTCCAACAGAAGGAACACTTCCAGGAGCGATTTATTTCATACTAAAATATGCAAATAAAGAAGATGGACTAAAAAAAGCCCTACAAGCAAATGCAATGGTAGGAGGAGATAATGCTTCAAGATCTATCGCTATTGGTATGGTTTTAGGAGCATATTTTGGAGTTGATGCGATTCCCAAAGAATGGAAAGAAACACTTACTCAATGGGATTATTGTGAAGATTTACTAAATAAACTTCCATTGATTAAAAAACTACAAGAAGCTTAA
- a CDS encoding multiheme c-type cytochrome, with amino-acid sequence MKIILSIIFIILSIQASELVDSNTCKACHPTIYSEFYDSSHRKASIFENKVHKGMWDLHPDKQKESYTCAQCHTPTDLELLKNLDENKKALPEQNNIQTQEAISCAYCHSIKDVESHGKLNKNVSSLKDKVFYSANEEHRDQKDKEFKDEVSLFGMMKEKSGSPFHKIDYSNDNFYTGKMCMGCHSHMQNDNNFDLCRVEEKGSSSEETNCISCHMPKIAGTATSIKITKEHRYHGFANGSKNQELLAKYINIDLKENSNNFEVSIKNEASHNLFLQPLRLAQLKVNILRDDKTIALETQSFARIIGKDGKATMPWLADSEVKNNMIKANEKRVINYDFKLQTNDKIEVIFGYYTVNPKMIEKLNLQDDEESKKFNILFSKYFYAK; translated from the coding sequence ATGAAGATTATATTGTCAATAATATTTATTATTTTATCTATTCAAGCAAGTGAACTTGTAGACAGTAATACTTGTAAGGCATGTCATCCTACTATTTATAGTGAATTTTATGATTCATCACATAGAAAAGCTTCTATTTTTGAAAATAAAGTTCATAAGGGAATGTGGGATTTACATCCAGATAAACAAAAAGAGAGTTATACTTGTGCCCAATGTCATACTCCAACTGATTTAGAACTTCTAAAAAATCTTGATGAAAATAAAAAAGCTCTTCCTGAACAAAATAATATTCAAACACAAGAAGCTATATCATGTGCATATTGCCACAGTATTAAAGATGTAGAAAGTCATGGAAAACTAAATAAAAATGTTTCTTCTTTAAAAGATAAAGTTTTTTATTCTGCTAATGAAGAGCATAGAGATCAAAAAGATAAAGAGTTTAAAGATGAAGTTTCACTATTTGGAATGATGAAGGAAAAATCAGGTTCTCCTTTTCATAAAATAGATTATTCAAACGATAATTTTTATACTGGGAAAATGTGTATGGGATGCCATTCTCATATGCAAAATGACAATAATTTTGATTTATGTAGAGTAGAAGAAAAAGGTTCATCTAGTGAAGAAACAAATTGTATTTCATGTCATATGCCAAAAATTGCAGGAACTGCAACTTCTATTAAAATTACCAAAGAGCATAGATATCATGGATTTGCAAATGGAAGTAAAAATCAAGAGTTATTGGCAAAATATATAAATATTGATTTAAAAGAAAATTCAAATAATTTTGAAGTATCAATAAAAAATGAAGCAAGTCATAATCTATTTTTACAACCATTAAGACTAGCTCAACTAAAAGTAAATATCCTAAGAGATGACAAAACAATAGCTCTTGAAACACAATCATTTGCAAGAATTATAGGAAAAGATGGCAAAGCTACAATGCCTTGGCTTGCAGATTCTGAAGTTAAAAACAATATGATAAAAGCAAATGAAAAAAGAGTTATAAACTATGACTTTAAACTACAAACAAATGACAAAATTGAGGTTATTTTTGGATATTACACTGTTAATCCAAAAATGATTGAAAAGCTAAATCTTCAAGATGATGAAGAAAGTAAAAAATTCAATATATTATTTAGCAAATATTTTTATGCTAAATAA
- a CDS encoding HipA domain-containing protein, which produces MKIDDLSRNQRNIIAILEKVKEGTTSELTKELGLPRRTFLDNINFLIKHGLVKKSGSGKGTFYSRVIINEYIAKQITVFKEGIRFGILQFGANGFEFTYDKNYKGQKPDDLLENAQSPDLFPEFENLIPEYARRDKLVSEYDAEYLSELLVYLKNTHGAYDFVNSYEENKYVSDYSNRPSWYSVKNKILGSNDYPNILHGFNLNIEKEILTAKTKGEHSALSGNQNKVDINIDFENRNISEVKKDEVALYLLKPYSEDLSNYFEQLKKRDKGYYPHIAINEHLFMSFAKNELGFNVPYTALVEGEKEFHYITKRYDRYENYKYHQKDFAQYLGIESTQKYKMTSEILFTKLNETIYSEDEKFDALRFYFYSSIINHSDLHAKNIGALNIGREKNILAPLYDVISVGVYYRNSDALGLSINSRYLHKKVKFRVEDFYGLADILGINKDKFKIAAKEILINFIEKFPAYIEKSKDLLKYSSLEINNTRNGYTNFIIKLANFYNEKIVEFMKLDMLRDLDIEKYKEKLQEDKLLKYSKLELRQLHENYKIQKD; this is translated from the coding sequence ATGAAAATTGATGATTTATCAAGGAATCAAAGAAATATTATTGCAATACTTGAAAAAGTAAAAGAGGGAACAACTAGTGAACTTACTAAAGAACTTGGGCTTCCTAGAAGAACTTTTTTAGATAATATTAACTTCTTAATTAAACATGGACTGGTAAAAAAATCAGGTTCAGGAAAAGGTACTTTTTACTCTAGAGTAATTATTAATGAATATATAGCAAAACAGATTACAGTATTTAAAGAGGGTATTAGATTTGGAATACTTCAATTTGGTGCAAATGGTTTTGAATTTACATATGATAAAAACTATAAAGGCCAGAAGCCTGATGACCTTTTAGAAAACGCTCAAAGCCCTGATCTATTTCCAGAGTTTGAAAATCTCATTCCTGAATATGCTAGAAGAGATAAGTTAGTAAGTGAATATGATGCAGAGTATCTTTCTGAGTTGTTAGTATATTTAAAAAATACCCATGGTGCATATGATTTTGTAAATAGCTATGAAGAGAATAAGTATGTAAGTGATTATTCAAATAGACCTTCTTGGTATAGTGTTAAAAATAAAATTCTAGGAAGCAATGATTATCCAAATATTTTGCATGGATTTAATCTTAATATAGAAAAAGAAATATTAACAGCTAAAACAAAAGGTGAACACTCTGCCTTAAGTGGTAATCAAAATAAAGTAGATATTAATATTGATTTTGAAAATAGAAATATTTCAGAGGTTAAAAAAGATGAAGTTGCTTTATATCTATTAAAACCATATAGTGAAGATTTATCCAATTATTTTGAGCAGTTAAAAAAAAGAGATAAAGGGTATTATCCTCATATTGCAATTAATGAACATCTATTTATGAGTTTTGCAAAAAATGAACTGGGTTTTAATGTTCCCTATACTGCATTAGTAGAAGGAGAAAAAGAGTTTCACTATATTACAAAAAGATATGATAGATATGAAAACTATAAATATCATCAAAAAGACTTTGCTCAATATCTTGGTATTGAAAGTACTCAAAAATATAAAATGACTAGTGAAATATTATTTACTAAACTAAATGAAACTATATATAGTGAAGATGAAAAGTTTGATGCATTAAGATTCTATTTTTACTCTAGTATTATTAATCATAGTGATCTTCATGCCAAAAATATTGGAGCATTAAATATAGGGAGAGAAAAGAATATACTTGCTCCTCTTTATGATGTAATATCAGTTGGTGTTTATTATAGAAATAGTGATGCTCTTGGCTTATCTATCAATAGTAGATACTTGCATAAAAAGGTTAAGTTCAGAGTTGAAGATTTTTACGGACTTGCAGATATTCTAGGAATCAATAAAGATAAATTTAAAATAGCTGCAAAAGAAATTCTAATTAATTTTATTGAAAAGTTTCCTGCATATATAGAAAAGTCTAAAGATCTCTTAAAATACTCTTCCCTTGAAATTAACAATACTAGAAATGGATATACTAATTTCATAATTAAACTAGCAAATTTCTATAATGAAAAAATTGTTGAATTTATGAAATTAGATATGTTAAGAGATTTGGATATAGAGAAATACAAAGAAAAATTGCAAGAAGACAAACTATTAAAATATAGTAAACTAGAGTTAAGACAGCTTCATGAAAATTATAAAATACAGAAGGATTAA
- a CDS encoding sensor histidine kinase, whose protein sequence is MNNINKLQLRKILSNHFIKFSLIPILIVEITLLVLYFSINKYISIQNTDFLLNQAQTNTKELLKKESNIVNDKLSEISQLATILQREHELILSNPDRISLPNEDPQFDFADNNVFYKTNKVGSSLYYSSKTQITPVERNKAIFTEAMDVSLKNIVDVNPLAVAAYFNSWDNMNRLYPFIDDVSTQYGEHIQMEDYNFYYLADKNHNPQKKAVWTGAYLDPAGLGWMLSCIVPIYNKNFLEGVTGIDITIDSFVKNILNQEFLYDAKLFIVDKDGMIIAMPEEIETLLGLKELKEHLYTDAILKTIEKPEDYNVTKSNYIYSEKFKNLIKDDTSAETLNIDNKDYLALSQNVEETNWKLMIVIDKNNILKSIQDLENLSNKIGYLAIGFLLLFYIIFFYSLLRKINFFSEKITEPLVDLSNQTTLIIKKDIEFKEVNTNIEEISQLNKNFMHMLNVLNERNKKLNDAKIYAENANKSKNEFLANMSHELKTPLNSINIISSIMIKNKSNNFNEKEVKDLGIINKCGENLTYLVNDMLALSKIDTKDIVLSNKTINIKEMINKIYKKFEEQAKEKNLLSKLILDEKLDLMYSDETKINQIIKSLLNNALKFSHKGTISLTIKDNDDEIKILVEDQGIGIDENKLEYIFDRFTQIDSSISRKYGGVGLGLSMCKEFVLLLNGKISVKSKIDEGSSFEIILPKNKELINANDMDDIHKDVQSEINDETINSRFKTNNDVSIKEEKNKVLVLNNDHLLFFSIIIDLKKKYEVKQVSNLQDLLKFKSESLYEKIIVDISKMEEKDKELLFSDSNDNFFIIYENEKDKEFLKENSKFFQKPITKDLVQNIISFK, encoded by the coding sequence ATGAATAACATAAACAAACTACAACTTAGAAAAATCTTATCCAATCATTTTATAAAATTTTCATTAATTCCTATTTTGATAGTAGAAATTACTTTATTAGTATTATATTTTTCTATCAATAAATATATTTCAATTCAAAATACAGATTTTTTACTAAATCAAGCACAAACTAACACCAAAGAATTATTAAAAAAAGAATCAAATATTGTTAATGACAAACTTTCTGAAATATCTCAATTAGCTACTATACTACAAAGAGAACATGAATTAATTCTTTCTAATCCTGATAGAATTTCACTTCCAAATGAAGACCCACAATTTGATTTTGCAGATAATAATGTATTTTATAAAACTAATAAAGTAGGTTCTAGTTTATATTATTCATCAAAAACGCAAATTACTCCAGTAGAAAGAAATAAAGCAATTTTTACAGAAGCCATGGATGTTTCTTTAAAAAATATTGTAGATGTAAATCCTTTAGCCGTTGCTGCTTATTTTAATTCTTGGGACAATATGAATAGGTTGTATCCTTTTATCGATGATGTTTCTACTCAATATGGTGAGCATATTCAAATGGAAGATTATAACTTTTATTATTTAGCAGATAAAAATCATAATCCCCAAAAAAAAGCTGTTTGGACAGGAGCTTATTTAGATCCTGCTGGTTTAGGTTGGATGTTATCTTGTATTGTTCCAATTTACAATAAAAACTTTTTAGAAGGTGTAACTGGTATTGATATAACTATTGATAGTTTTGTAAAAAATATATTAAATCAAGAATTCCTTTATGATGCAAAGCTTTTTATTGTTGATAAAGATGGAATGATAATAGCAATGCCTGAAGAAATAGAGACACTATTAGGATTAAAAGAGTTAAAAGAACATCTTTATACAGATGCTATTTTAAAAACTATTGAAAAACCAGAAGATTATAATGTTACGAAAAGTAATTATATATATTCTGAGAAATTCAAAAATTTAATAAAAGATGATACTTCTGCTGAAACATTAAATATTGATAATAAAGATTATTTAGCTTTATCTCAAAATGTTGAAGAAACAAATTGGAAATTAATGATTGTAATTGATAAGAATAATATTCTAAAATCAATACAAGATTTAGAAAATTTATCAAATAAAATAGGATATTTAGCTATTGGGTTTTTATTATTATTTTATATAATATTTTTCTATTCACTTTTAAGAAAAATCAACTTTTTCTCTGAAAAAATAACTGAACCTTTAGTTGATTTGTCAAATCAAACAACACTTATCATCAAAAAAGATATAGAATTTAAAGAAGTTAATACGAATATTGAAGAAATATCTCAATTAAATAAAAACTTTATGCATATGTTAAATGTATTAAATGAAAGAAATAAAAAATTAAATGATGCAAAAATTTACGCAGAAAATGCAAATAAATCGAAGAATGAATTTCTTGCGAATATGAGCCATGAACTGAAAACTCCATTAAATTCTATAAATATAATAAGTAGTATTATGATTAAAAATAAATCTAATAATTTTAATGAAAAAGAAGTTAAGGATTTAGGAATAATAAATAAATGTGGAGAAAACCTAACATATTTAGTAAATGATATGTTAGCTTTATCAAAAATAGATACTAAAGATATTGTTTTATCAAATAAAACTATAAATATAAAAGAAATGATAAATAAAATTTATAAAAAGTTTGAAGAACAAGCCAAAGAAAAAAATTTATTGTCAAAGTTAATATTAGATGAAAAGTTAGATTTAATGTATAGCGATGAAACAAAAATTAATCAAATCATAAAAAGTTTATTAAATAACGCATTGAAATTTTCACACAAAGGAACTATATCTTTAACAATTAAAGATAATGATGATGAAATTAAAATATTAGTTGAAGATCAAGGTATAGGAATTGATGAAAACAAATTAGAATATATTTTTGATAGATTTACTCAAATAGACAGTAGTATATCAAGAAAATATGGTGGTGTAGGATTAGGTTTAAGTATGTGTAAGGAATTTGTTTTATTATTAAATGGAAAGATCAGTGTTAAAAGTAAAATAGATGAAGGGTCTTCATTTGAAATTATTTTACCTAAAAATAAAGAGTTAATAAATGCAAATGATATGGACGATATTCACAAAGATGTACAATCAGAAATAAATGATGAAACAATTAATTCAAGATTCAAAACTAATAATGATGTATCTATTAAAGAAGAAAAAAATAAAGTCTTAGTTTTAAATAATGATCATTTATTGTTCTTTAGTATTATTATTGATTTAAAGAAAAAATATGAAGTGAAACAAGTTTCAAATCTACAAGATTTATTGAAATTTAAAAGTGAAAGTTTATATGAAAAAATTATAGTTGATATTTCAAAAATGGAAGAAAAAGACAAAGAATTGTTATTTTCAGATTCAAATGATAATTTTTTCATAATATATGAAAATGAAAAAGATAAAGAATTTTTAAAAGAAAATTCTAAATTCTTTCAAAAACCAATTACAAAAGATTTAGTACAAAATATTATTTCTTTTAAATAA
- a CDS encoding IS1380 family transposase yields MTQTILEFDLATTKEKLTPRAGTIILGEYMKGLGLEKLCNTNLPLPLNHKGYNPFDFIYPLVLMLHSGGRVIDDIREIRIDSALKQSLNIKHIPTASGVIKWLKRTGLAGVYGLESINKILMERYLNRIDEDLILDIDATVIEAHKATSKYTYKMIPGYIPMLGHINGGYVIKSEFRDGNIAPADTNLEFVKKCISQLPKNKKLSWLRADSATYQAEVFNYCEENNINFAIGGQLDRSVMKQINKLTKWETLSKFEDVSEFVHTMTKTNKAFRVIVIKRNITPMLPNLEDVLTDEEKAQYHKEKFYVIATNNNELSLKKIIKLYRQRGETSENKIKELKNGFNMDYLPSGDFISNALYFQIGTLAYNLFILFKTILDANLQKHTLKTIRYKLYNIAGKVIIHARKTILKVNDEFIGILQRIRQKAYELSLE; encoded by the coding sequence ATGACACAAACTATTTTAGAGTTCGATTTAGCAACAACTAAAGAAAAATTAACACCAAGAGCTGGAACAATTATTCTTGGTGAATATATGAAGGGTTTGGGATTAGAAAAACTTTGTAATACAAATTTGCCATTACCTCTAAATCATAAAGGTTATAATCCATTTGATTTTATCTATCCCCTTGTATTAATGCTTCACAGTGGTGGTAGAGTAATAGATGATATTCGTGAAATAAGAATTGATTCTGCTTTAAAACAAAGTTTGAATATCAAACATATTCCAACTGCAAGTGGTGTTATAAAATGGCTCAAACGAACAGGATTGGCTGGAGTTTATGGTTTAGAATCAATCAATAAAATTTTAATGGAAAGATATCTAAATAGAATCGATGAAGATTTAATTTTAGATATAGATGCAACAGTAATTGAAGCACATAAAGCTACTTCTAAATATACTTATAAAATGATACCTGGATATATTCCAATGTTAGGGCATATCAATGGTGGATATGTCATAAAGAGTGAATTTAGAGATGGTAATATTGCTCCTGCTGATACAAATTTAGAATTTGTAAAAAAGTGTATCAGTCAACTTCCAAAAAATAAAAAACTATCTTGGTTAAGAGCTGATAGTGCAACATATCAAGCTGAAGTTTTTAACTATTGTGAAGAGAATAATATTAACTTTGCAATAGGTGGGCAATTGGATAGGTCAGTTATGAAACAAATCAATAAATTAACTAAATGGGAAACACTCTCAAAATTTGAAGATGTAAGTGAATTTGTTCACACTATGACAAAAACAAATAAGGCTTTTAGAGTTATTGTAATCAAACGAAATATTACACCAATGCTTCCAAATCTTGAAGATGTGCTAACAGATGAAGAGAAAGCTCAGTACCATAAAGAGAAATTTTATGTAATTGCTACAAACAATAATGAATTATCACTAAAAAAGATTATTAAACTTTATCGTCAAAGAGGTGAAACAAGTGAAAATAAGATAAAAGAGCTAAAAAATGGGTTTAATATGGATTACCTTCCATCGGGAGATTTTATATCTAATGCACTTTATTTCCAAATTGGTACACTAGCTTATAACCTTTTTATCCTATTTAAAACTATTCTTGATGCAAATCTTCAAAAACACACCCTAAAAACAATAAGATATAAGCTCTATAACATTGCAGGTAAAGTGATAATTCATGCAAGAAAAACAATTTTAAAAGTAAATGATGAGTTTATAGGAATACTTCAAAGGATAAGACAAAAAGCTTATGAACTATCACTTGAATAG